One window from the genome of Salvia splendens isolate huo1 chromosome 9, SspV2, whole genome shotgun sequence encodes:
- the LOC121749618 gene encoding chaperone protein dnaJ 8, chloroplastic-like isoform X2 has translation MAAALGCASASGYWAQLRDNDLSRKNLGNRNKRKGFRVSCISSAAVFDSYKTLRIQPGASESEVKKAFRQLALQIVMSNLRGERAEAEEEDEEMRGMNDQDWDLWEEWMGWEGAGIRDYSSHINPYI, from the exons ATGGCTGCTGCTCTGGGATGCGCCTCTGCGTCTGGTTATTGGGCTCAATTAAGGGATAATGATTTGTCAAGAAAAAATTTGGGGAATCGTAATAAAAGAAAGGGATTTAGGGTATCTTGCATCTCCTCTGCTGCTGTGTTTGATTCTTACAAGACTTTGAGGATTCAACCAGGTGCATCTGAATCCGAGGTTAAGAAGGCCTTCAGACAGCTTGCTCTTCAG ATTGTGATGAGCAATTTGCGAGGAGAGAgagcggaggcggaggaggaagaTGAGGAGATGAGGGGAATGAACGATCAAGATTGGGATCTGTGGGAGGAATGGATGGGATGGGAAGGAGCTGGAATCAGAGATTACTCTTCTCACATCAATCCTTACATCTGA
- the LOC121749618 gene encoding chaperone protein dnaJ 8, chloroplastic-like isoform X1, with protein MAAALGCASASGYWAQLRDNDLSRKNLGNRNKRKGFRVSCISSAAVFDSYKTLRIQPGASESEVKKAFRQLALQYHPDVCRENNGGNQFHIINEAYDIVMSNLRGERAEAEEEDEEMRGMNDQDWDLWEEWMGWEGAGIRDYSSHINPYI; from the exons ATGGCTGCTGCTCTGGGATGCGCCTCTGCGTCTGGTTATTGGGCTCAATTAAGGGATAATGATTTGTCAAGAAAAAATTTGGGGAATCGTAATAAAAGAAAGGGATTTAGGGTATCTTGCATCTCCTCTGCTGCTGTGTTTGATTCTTACAAGACTTTGAGGATTCAACCAGGTGCATCTGAATCCGAGGTTAAGAAGGCCTTCAGACAGCTTGCTCTTCAG TATCACCCTGATGTCTGCAGAGAAAACAACGGCGGAAACCAATTCCACATAATTAATGAAGCATATGAT ATTGTGATGAGCAATTTGCGAGGAGAGAgagcggaggcggaggaggaagaTGAGGAGATGAGGGGAATGAACGATCAAGATTGGGATCTGTGGGAGGAATGGATGGGATGGGAAGGAGCTGGAATCAGAGATTACTCTTCTCACATCAATCCTTACATCTGA